The DNA sequence AAAGAGGAATAATTAAATTATATGGAAAAGAAATAAAAGCTAAAAATTTACAAAAAGTAAGAAAAAATGTGACCATGATTTTTGAAGAACCCCTTTTATTTAAAAGAAATGTTTATAAGAATATTATATACACCTTAGGGTTAACAAAGAAAAAAATCTCTATAGATAATATATCTTATTATTTAAAGCTTGTGGGTTTAGATGCAGAAAAATTCTATAAGAGAAAGTATTATCAATTATCAAATGGTGAAAAGAAAAGGCTTTCTATTGCCATGCAATTATCTCTAGATAGAGATATTATAATATTTGATGAGCCAACTAGCAATATTGATGAAAATAGTAAACACTTTATAGAAAAAGCCATTTTTAAGGAGAAAGAAAAAGGTAAAACAATATTAGTGGTTAGTCATGATATTTTTTTTATCACTAAAATTGCTGATAAAATTCATTATATGTATAATGGGCGCCTCTATAATAATAGCTTTTTTAATATATTAGAAAATTACAACATAATAGATGAGAAAGGTAGAAGTATAATAGAGTTTCCAGATGGTCAATCTATAGAATTAGACAGTGTAAAAAAGGATATAAAAAAGGTAGCTTTAAAAGGGATTGATATAAATTTTTCATTTAGTATTGCGAAAACACATAATATTATAGAGGCTAGAATCATCTCTATATCTATTTTTGCTAAAAGAAGACTTTTATTGGTTGATTTAGCAGGAAATTTTTGTTATATTATTATAAATTTAAATAACAATATTTTAAAATTAGATAATATTTTTTTATTTGATTTAAAAAAGTATTTTGT is a window from the Deferribacterota bacterium genome containing:
- a CDS encoding ABC transporter ATP-binding protein, translating into MGSLDVYSVKNLEFYYDKNFSINIKEFVVQKGSVVCIAGPNGAGKTTFMKILAFILKHKRGIIKLYGKEIKAKNLQKVRKNVTMIFEEPLLFKRNVYKNIIYTLGLTKKKISIDNISYYLKLVGLDAEKFYKRKYYQLSNGEKKRLSIAMQLSLDRDIIIFDEPTSNIDENSKHFIEKAIFKEKEKGKTILVVSHDIFFITKIADKIHYMYNGRLYNNSFFNILENYNIIDEKGRSIIEFPDGQSIELDSVKKDIKKVALKGIDINFSFSIAKTHNIIEARIISISIFAKRRLLLVDLAGNFCYIIINLNNNILKLDNIFLFDLKKYFV